A region of the Bombus pyrosoma isolate SC7728 linkage group LG15, ASM1482585v1, whole genome shotgun sequence genome:
atttgatgttTTGTGAATGTGAATTTGATGTTtaacaaacatattttttagtttcaatagagtacaaaaaatattgtactaatcgaaacatatttcttattaaatctGGCAGTCTTATGTAAATGGAGATCTGCAGAGTGGGCACAACGCTCGATGCTGTAAGATCAAGTGTGATatgaattcattaatttaaattttgatgaaattaaaaagatctGCGATCATGAAGTTTGTGCGTAATACTGTATTGTTAATGTTACTTACCCCTTGAGCTTGATGTCTCCATTCATCAATGCAGTTCTTATGAAATTGATGTTTACAAGGTAGGATGTATGTAGCTTTATTTATCAATGGTAATAGACATATTGAACATTCTTCAGAATCAAATAATCTATTGGGTCGTCTATTATCATTgagaaaaaagttatttattatttaattatgtaacaCTTATTTACGTAGTTATGCTTCTACTATACACTTATATTTAGATCATGTTTAAATCAACTTACTCTGAATGATATTCGTACGCATGTTCGTAGTATTGCT
Encoded here:
- the LOC122575698 gene encoding RING finger protein 141-like is translated as MPHAGFVTILIGVTVATVLYFMFGTNKPRTAQQYYEHAYEYHSERPNRLFDSEECSICLLPLINKATYILPCKHQFHKNCIDEWRHQAQGHRALCPLCRSPFT